In Streptomyces sp. SLBN-118, the following are encoded in one genomic region:
- a CDS encoding NAD(P)/FAD-dependent oxidoreductase, whose product MTTHHPLAIIGAGLGGLTLARVLHVNGIAATVFDLEASAGARTQGGMLDIHEETGQAALRAAGLHDQFRRLIHPGGEAMRILDKHGVVRMEQQDPGDGARPEVDRGQLRDLLLTSLPEGTVRWGKRITGAGPLGGGRHEVTLADGSAFTTNLLIGADGAWSRIRPLLSAALPAYTGVSFVEVDLLEADRRHPGSAAVIGGGFFFALDDGKGLLAHRETDGSLHVHVARKAPHEWITGIDFTDTDAAKAAVLAHFDGWHDSLRALVAEADGALVPRHIHALPTAHRWDRIPGVTLLGDAAHLMSPFAGEGANLAMFDGAELGSALAAHAGDTEAALAAYERTLFPRSESSAAESAASLDLLFGDNALTGLLDQFASHSQPG is encoded by the coding sequence ATGACCACCCACCACCCTCTGGCCATCATCGGCGCCGGTCTCGGCGGCCTCACCCTGGCCCGCGTCCTGCATGTCAACGGCATCGCAGCGACAGTTTTTGACCTGGAGGCGTCCGCCGGGGCCCGCACTCAAGGCGGCATGCTCGACATCCACGAGGAAACCGGGCAGGCGGCGCTGCGTGCCGCGGGCCTCCATGATCAGTTCCGCCGGCTCATACACCCCGGTGGCGAGGCCATGCGCATTCTCGACAAGCACGGCGTCGTACGGATGGAGCAACAGGACCCGGGCGACGGCGCACGTCCCGAGGTTGACCGCGGACAACTGCGCGACCTGCTGCTCACCTCGCTGCCCGAGGGCACTGTCCGCTGGGGCAAGAGGATCACTGGCGCCGGCCCCCTGGGCGGCGGCCGCCACGAAGTGACCCTGGCCGACGGGAGCGCCTTCACCACCAACCTGCTCATCGGCGCCGACGGGGCCTGGTCGAGGATCCGCCCGCTGCTCTCGGCGGCCCTCCCCGCGTACACGGGTGTGTCGTTCGTCGAGGTGGACCTGCTGGAAGCCGACCGGCGCCACCCCGGCAGCGCGGCCGTCATCGGCGGCGGATTCTTCTTCGCGCTCGACGACGGCAAGGGACTCCTCGCCCACCGCGAGACCGACGGCAGCCTGCATGTCCACGTCGCGCGCAAGGCACCCCACGAGTGGATCACCGGCATCGACTTCACTGACACCGACGCCGCCAAGGCGGCCGTCCTCGCCCACTTCGACGGCTGGCACGACAGCCTGCGCGCGCTGGTCGCCGAGGCCGACGGCGCCCTGGTGCCGCGGCACATCCACGCCCTGCCCACTGCCCACCGCTGGGACCGGATCCCCGGGGTCACCCTCCTGGGCGACGCCGCCCACCTGATGTCCCCGTTCGCCGGCGAGGGCGCCAACCTCGCCATGTTCGACGGCGCCGAACTCGGCAGCGCCCTCGCCGCCCACGCAGGCGACACCGAGGCCGCACTCGCCGCCTACGAACGGACGCTGTTCCCCCGCAGCGAATCCTCAGCCGCGGAGTCGGCCGCCAGCCTCGACCTGCTTTTCGGCGACAACGCCCTTACGGGCCTGCTGGACCAGTTCGCTTCCCACAGCCAGCCGGGCTGA
- a CDS encoding TetR/AcrR family transcriptional regulator, translating to MATHGNAPLSRRERPAKRALTRPGIIAAAVRIMRSEGLQKVTMRRLAQELDTGPASLYVYVRNTAELHAAVLDELLGSVDLTPVSEDGDWRDRLIEVLTSCTSVLFAHPELARAALVARPSGEHYLRRVEALLALMDEGGVPPGQAAWGVDLLLQYATATAAEHAGQGQAADAQDDWDALTRALLGASRDTHPHIAALATALLSGEPRTRFAWGVRVLLNGIVHTPVPAPPAGSAA from the coding sequence ATGGCTACTCACGGCAATGCACCCCTCAGTCGTAGGGAACGTCCGGCCAAACGCGCCCTGACCCGGCCGGGCATCATCGCCGCCGCAGTGCGGATCATGCGGTCCGAAGGTCTGCAGAAGGTCACCATGCGACGCCTGGCGCAGGAGCTGGACACCGGCCCGGCGTCGCTCTACGTGTACGTGCGCAATACCGCCGAGCTGCACGCGGCAGTCCTGGACGAGTTGCTCGGCTCCGTCGACCTGACGCCGGTCAGCGAGGACGGCGACTGGCGCGACCGGCTGATCGAGGTCCTCACCTCCTGCACTTCGGTGCTGTTCGCCCACCCCGAACTGGCCCGCGCGGCACTCGTCGCCCGCCCCAGCGGCGAGCACTATCTGCGGCGGGTCGAGGCGCTGCTGGCTCTGATGGACGAGGGCGGCGTCCCGCCGGGGCAGGCCGCTTGGGGCGTGGACCTACTGCTGCAGTACGCCACCGCGACCGCCGCCGAGCACGCCGGTCAGGGCCAGGCCGCCGACGCCCAGGACGACTGGGACGCCCTGACCAGGGCCCTGCTCGGCGCCTCTCGCGACACCCACCCCCATATCGCCGCACTCGCCACCGCGCTGCTCTCGGGCGAGCCCCGGACCCGGTTCGCCTGGGGTGTCCGTGTGCTGCTCAACGGCATCGTGCACACCCCCGTACCGGCCCCTCCGGCCGGTTCCGCGGCCTGA
- a CDS encoding chloride channel protein, which translates to MSANPPPPPGQSATPAPKDQGPDPGPLTLREALFSPGYLRLLLVSVILGVPIALACFYFVSLQHELQHWVWESLPEAAGYDQPPWWWPLPALLLAGLLLAPVVTRVPGHGGHVPVHGFGGPTLGPKELPGVVFAALAGLPLGVVLGPEAPLMGVGSGLALLSVRAAKREADPKAALVVGTAGSTTAISTILGGPLVAAVMVVEAAGLGGSQLVLLLLPCLLASGVGALVFTGFGQWTGLSTGGLTLPQVPPDTNPDAWDFLWGIPVAVLIAVIVTAGHRLGFLTEAWTKRLTAVRTVACAMAVGICISAYALVTDRSPEEAALSGQTTLSSLAAQPHAWSIGTLAALVLFKGLAWGICLGSLRGGPIFPSLMLGAAIGIACSGLPGLGTAPGLALGMATATAVVTRLPLTSAVLSFLLLGTDAAHQMPLVIVCSVVGFIASQLLEGERKSITKG; encoded by the coding sequence ATGTCCGCAAACCCCCCGCCGCCCCCAGGCCAGTCCGCAACCCCCGCGCCCAAGGACCAAGGGCCGGACCCGGGTCCGCTGACGCTGCGTGAGGCGCTGTTCAGCCCCGGCTACCTACGCCTCTTGCTGGTCTCCGTCATCCTGGGCGTGCCCATCGCGCTCGCCTGTTTCTACTTCGTGAGCCTGCAGCACGAGCTCCAGCACTGGGTGTGGGAGTCCCTGCCGGAGGCGGCCGGATACGACCAGCCGCCCTGGTGGTGGCCGTTGCCCGCGTTGCTGCTGGCCGGGCTGCTGCTTGCTCCAGTCGTCACACGCGTGCCGGGCCACGGCGGGCATGTGCCCGTCCACGGTTTCGGCGGTCCGACCCTCGGGCCGAAGGAGCTGCCGGGCGTGGTCTTCGCCGCCCTTGCGGGGCTGCCTCTGGGCGTGGTGCTGGGTCCGGAAGCTCCTCTGATGGGGGTGGGCAGCGGCCTTGCCCTGCTCAGCGTGCGGGCGGCGAAACGGGAAGCGGACCCCAAGGCCGCGCTCGTTGTGGGCACCGCCGGTTCCACTACGGCGATCTCCACGATTCTCGGCGGCCCTCTGGTGGCCGCCGTGATGGTGGTGGAGGCCGCCGGTCTCGGCGGCTCGCAGCTGGTGCTCCTGCTGCTGCCCTGTCTGCTGGCCAGCGGTGTGGGGGCGCTGGTCTTCACCGGTTTCGGGCAATGGACCGGGCTGTCGACCGGGGGGCTCACCCTGCCCCAGGTGCCGCCGGACACAAACCCGGACGCGTGGGACTTCCTGTGGGGGATTCCCGTGGCGGTGCTGATCGCGGTGATCGTCACAGCCGGGCACCGCCTCGGGTTTCTCACGGAAGCCTGGACGAAACGGCTCACCGCCGTCCGCACGGTCGCCTGTGCCATGGCCGTGGGCATCTGCATCTCCGCGTACGCCCTGGTCACCGACCGCTCGCCGGAGGAGGCCGCGCTGTCCGGCCAGACGACTCTGAGCAGCCTGGCCGCACAGCCCCACGCCTGGTCCATCGGCACGCTGGCCGCTCTCGTCCTGTTCAAGGGCCTGGCATGGGGCATCTGTCTGGGCAGCCTGCGCGGCGGCCCCATCTTCCCCTCCCTCATGCTCGGTGCCGCGATCGGCATCGCATGCTCGGGTCTGCCGGGCCTCGGTACGGCGCCGGGGCTCGCGCTCGGGATGGCCACCGCCACGGCAGTGGTCACCCGTCTCCCGCTCACCAGCGCCGTGCTCTCCTTCCTGCTGCTCGGCACTGACGCAGCGCACCAGATGCCGCTGGTCATCGTCTGCTCGGTCGTCGGTTTCATCGCCTCCCAACTCCTCGAAGGGGAGCGGAAGTCGATCACGAAAGGCTGA
- a CDS encoding potassium channel family protein, which produces MTTAYFLLPLDSLGPDRPLVSWTIFFAGLAVATYLLLRQIRDAYIDRPGAHPVIVIPVLMLMAVLLFSGTYYALAKDPDSFQGLKTRLDALYFTVITLATVGYGDVVPLSQTARLVTMFQILYSFVILTAAATAVSRRVRRRAGERMGRDDLT; this is translated from the coding sequence ATGACCACCGCGTACTTCCTGCTCCCCCTCGACAGCCTCGGACCGGACCGCCCCCTGGTCAGCTGGACGATCTTCTTCGCGGGGCTCGCCGTCGCCACGTACCTGCTGCTGCGTCAGATCAGGGATGCGTACATCGACAGGCCGGGTGCCCACCCCGTCATCGTCATTCCCGTCCTGATGCTCATGGCGGTACTGCTCTTCTCCGGGACGTACTACGCCCTCGCCAAGGACCCGGACTCGTTCCAGGGACTCAAGACACGGCTCGACGCCCTGTACTTCACCGTCATCACTCTGGCGACGGTCGGCTACGGGGATGTGGTGCCGCTGAGCCAGACCGCACGACTGGTGACCATGTTTCAGATCCTGTACAGCTTCGTCATCCTGACCGCCGCCGCGACCGCGGTGTCGCGCCGAGTGCGCAGGCGGGCCGGGGAGCGGATGGGGCGCGACGATCTCACCTGA
- a CDS encoding TerD family protein, which translates to MGVSLSKGGNVSLTKEAPGLTAVVVGLGWDVRSTTGTDFDLDASALLVDANGKVVSDQHFVFFNNLKSPEGSVEHTGDNLTGEGEGDDEQIKVNLAGVPAEVDKIVFPVSIHEGESRQQSFGQVRNAFIRVVNQAGGTELARYDLSEDASTETAMVFGELYRNAAEWKFRAVGQGYASGLRGIAQDFGVNI; encoded by the coding sequence ATGGGTGTCAGCCTTTCCAAGGGCGGCAATGTCTCGCTGACCAAGGAGGCCCCGGGACTGACCGCGGTCGTCGTGGGCCTCGGCTGGGACGTACGGAGCACCACCGGCACGGACTTCGACCTCGACGCCAGCGCTCTGCTGGTCGACGCCAACGGCAAGGTCGTCTCCGACCAGCACTTCGTGTTCTTCAACAACCTCAAGAGCCCAGAAGGCTCCGTCGAGCACACCGGTGACAACCTCACGGGTGAGGGCGAGGGCGACGACGAACAGATCAAGGTCAACCTCGCGGGCGTGCCGGCCGAGGTCGACAAGATCGTCTTCCCGGTCTCGATCCACGAGGGCGAGAGCCGCCAGCAGTCCTTCGGCCAGGTGCGCAACGCGTTCATCCGCGTCGTCAACCAGGCCGGTGGCACGGAGCTCGCCCGGTACGACCTGAGCGAGGACGCCTCGACCGAGACCGCGATGGTCTTCGGCGAGCTGTACCGCAACGCCGCGGAGTGGAAGTTCCGCGCGGTCGGCCAAGGGTATGCATCGGGCCTGCGGGGCATCGCGCAGGACTTCGGCGTCAATATCTGA
- a CDS encoding 4'-phosphopantetheinyl transferase superfamily protein, translating to MPTDTPIGREAQALPGVELLWSGRVPDHIADALARPHILDGEESTRLAAFVRDTDRDSYAVAHVTLRRLLGERLGLAPEAVPFSREPCTHCGGPHGRPVVPGSPVHFSLSHTSGLVMIALATGPVGIDVEGVPGDIGIVADVAAQLHPKERAHLAALPTADRALAFARCWTRKEALLKATGVGLNEDLALTYVGAGPQPAADADWLVADLPADPGYTAAVAVRRTTPGPAPQ from the coding sequence ATGCCGACCGACACCCCCATCGGCCGCGAGGCCCAGGCGCTGCCGGGCGTGGAACTGCTGTGGTCCGGCCGGGTGCCCGACCATATCGCCGATGCTCTCGCCCGGCCCCACATCCTCGACGGCGAGGAGTCCACGCGCCTGGCTGCCTTTGTGCGGGACACCGACCGGGACTCCTACGCCGTCGCGCACGTGACGCTGCGCAGGCTTCTGGGTGAGCGGCTGGGACTGGCCCCGGAAGCGGTGCCCTTCTCGCGCGAGCCGTGCACCCACTGCGGGGGCCCGCACGGGCGGCCCGTCGTCCCGGGCAGCCCGGTGCACTTCTCGCTCTCGCACACCAGCGGCCTGGTGATGATCGCGCTGGCCACGGGACCCGTCGGCATCGACGTCGAAGGTGTACCCGGCGACATCGGGATCGTCGCCGATGTCGCCGCCCAGCTGCACCCGAAGGAGCGTGCACACCTCGCGGCGCTGCCCACGGCGGACCGCGCCCTCGCCTTCGCCCGCTGCTGGACACGTAAGGAGGCCCTGCTGAAGGCGACGGGAGTCGGCCTGAACGAGGACCTTGCCCTCACCTATGTCGGGGCCGGACCCCAACCGGCCGCTGACGCCGACTGGTTGGTGGCCGACCTGCCCGCGGATCCCGGCTACACGGCAGCCGTCGCCGTACGCCGCACCACGCCCGGGCCCGCGCCTCAGTAG
- a CDS encoding nuclear transport factor 2 family protein: MNRSTSATELHKTVETYWSSAEARDWAGFAATLAEDVVYELPQTRERIRGQEACVRFNREYPGDWHLRIQRIVADRDQAVTWIHVTVGLEEMYVVTFFTGDEEGRITTVTDFWPEAYEPPPGREHLVERY, from the coding sequence ATGAACCGATCGACCTCAGCGACCGAGCTGCACAAGACCGTTGAGACGTACTGGTCCTCGGCCGAAGCCCGCGACTGGGCGGGCTTCGCGGCGACGCTGGCCGAGGACGTGGTCTACGAGCTGCCGCAGACCCGCGAGCGGATCCGCGGCCAGGAGGCGTGCGTCCGTTTCAACCGCGAGTATCCGGGCGACTGGCACCTGCGCATACAGCGGATCGTGGCCGACCGCGACCAGGCCGTCACCTGGATCCACGTCACCGTGGGCCTTGAGGAGATGTACGTGGTCACCTTCTTCACCGGTGACGAGGAGGGCCGGATCACGACCGTCACGGACTTCTGGCCCGAGGCGTACGAACCGCCGCCGGGCCGCGAGCACCTGGTAGAGCGCTACTGA